The genomic DNA AGGTTTCATGGCAGGACCTTCCACATACATTTCCATGATTgaacttgcttttcttctttccttttagcaAGCTCAAACATTTCTCCACTGACTCCTAAAATTTCTGAAAGTGGCAGATTCAAAATCAGTCAGTAATACCACATCACAGTCATGCATAGTGCTGTACACTTTCTATTCTGTTCTGCCTTCACTGCCATGGAATGTGGGTTCCCACTTGAGGGAGCTTGTTGCACTGAATCATTGGTCCTGCACTGATTTTCCCACAACATGAAGATGTCCGGATGTCTGGAGAATAGGTGCAGTATTTTCTTGTGTAAAGGTTTAAGCCAAATTACCTATCACTTCTCAGGCTCCCAGATACACCATCTCTGCTGCAAAATCAGAATGGTGTCTTGTCCTTCCTTGCAAAAAAGGTACATGCAATGTGTATGTACatgagaagctgtggatgccccctccctggaagtgttcaaggccaagtcagatggggctttgagcaacctggtctagtggaaggtgtctaGTGGAAggcagaggggttggaactagataaTGTTTaatgtcctttccaacccaaaccattctatgattctgtgtggTTTGCCTGCGTGTGGTtcttatttcttcagttttcagaacaggcaatgggcactgtAGAAGGCAGAATATTTGAAGGgaaatactacatttttttaCCCACAATAGACAGAGAAAAGCTGCCAGACTACACAGGCCCATTCTCTAAATCTCAAAGCCATTAACCAATAGGGTATGCATTGTCCAGCGGAGCAGAATGAGTTTAGGTGAAAGAGTACCTATAACTAAAGATATTCTCCCAGGCAAATTTCATCAGAAAGTATCTAGCAATGCCCTTTAACACAAAGACTTGGGGGGATGTCTgctggggggagagggaggaggggagaggatgGGTCTAGACTTGCCTGTTATACTGCCTGAAGACAGCAGcgaataaaataacaaaactgaTGAACATTTGGAATTCAAGGCTAAGATCATGGCTTTGTTACATTTGTGCAATACCTAAAGCTTAGTGATGAACACTCCCAGCTTTGACAGGCTGATGAAGCACAACAGAATGAAGGCCAGAGAAAAAGTGAAATCCAAAAGCTGTATTAGATCATGAGATATTGACAAACTTCACAGTTTCGCTATCTGGGTGCATATCATGGCCACACTCTCACTCCTTGTTGAGGCAATATCTGTCATAAAACAACCCTTCTTCCCCTGCCTGTTCTGGTTTTCATGGGGAAAAATTTGGGTGATTCCTGGAAGAAAGCGGTGATACAGTTTGGCTCTGAGGGGGCCATAACTGCAGGATGGAAACATGGAGGTACAGGCATCTTGATTTCCTCGATAATGCAGAATATCCAGCCAAGAAGGCCATGGCCTGTCATGGGCCTAAAGGAAACTGAATTCTACgatagttttggttttatttttgtttttaatttgacaATGATTACTCCTCTTTtattcctcctctcttctttcttcacctAAAGGCAGGTATCTGCTTACTGGTATTTGAATGATAGATATGTTAAAAACTCTCGTGTTTCACACCATAGCCACTTCAGGTTCATGTTGACCTCACAGTCACTGGTTCCACTTCCCTTTTCCTGGATGTGTGGCAGGGCTATGCAAAGTAAAAGCTGGAAGGAAATGGGCACGATGGAAGGAGCCTCACATCTGGCATTGTTTGAGGAACTGAAATCAACACTGGGGTAGAGTTATCTGACTCTCCACACTGGCTAAGCTTGATTGACAACAGACATGACAATATCCTTCTGCCCTTCTCTCCCATTGTTTTCAGCTGTAATCCATCAGGGTCACCCCAGAGCAGTGCCCATTTCACAGACATCCTTGATCGATTGTGACCATCTGACCTATCCTTTTCCTTTGATCGAGGGAAGAAGTAAGACACAGTCTGTATGTGTCTGCTGTTTTTCCCTCCATCGCCTTCATCCTCCTGCTATTTCTTTTGCAGAGGCTGAAGGAAGAGATTGCTGAAGTGTTTGCAGAGATTGAGTGCTTCCAAAATGCAGCGGAGAGGCAAGAGGCAGACAATAATCCTGGGGAGCAGACCAGGCAAGTGGGACGAGATGGATATTCCTTTATTTACAAAGCCTCTGTCTTGAtcttgagaaaacaaaagcactgaTGGGATTTGGATCGCAACAAGGACATGGAAAAGAGGCCAGGAATACCCTTCTCTCCTCTGGGATTTCCCTTTATTCCTGGATAGAAATTCCTGTTCTGGAAGACATCTGTCCTTGACATACCTGAGTTACCTTGTGAGGTAACTGAAACATGGCCCTTTATTCTAAGCTtgactttccttcttcttcttgtttGCAGCAAACTATCACAGAGGGATAAACTTCTGTCCCTGGGCCGGAAGAAATTCAACATGGACCCTGCAAAGGTAGGATTTGCTCATTTCACCTATGAGGAGAAATCTGGAAGAACTTCTGTTGGCTACTGGTCCACTTGCAGCTACCCATGCCAATGAAATTATGGCATGGGACTGTGGGGATGGTTTCCTACTCCACTAAGGCTCCAGTTAGTAGCACCCTCCTTCCTATCCCTGAATAAAGTCTTCTGATATGATCAAGCTGTGTTGCCTCCCACCATCATGTGCCTATAGGCCATCCCAAAAGATGCAATccaaaactaaaagaaaaaaagggaggatgGTTTAATACTGCCAATGCATCAAGAGAGCCAAATCCCCTTCAGCCCAGCTCTTTTTGCCTGTGAGAGGCTAAGAATTTGCCATAGTGTGATAGAGGAGAACGAAGTAAAAAGAAGTTGAGATGTTCAAGAGTGTGTCAGGTTCCTTGGCTCATTTAGAACTGAAGAGGACAAGCTGCCTTTGTCATTTTGGAtatagtttttgttttggtagtACTGGTGGGATTGTGGAGTGAATCCAGGTTTTCCACTTTCTGGGACTCTGCCCAGCGAGGTCCAGCCTTCATAGCTTTCAGCTCTCTGCAAAAAGCTCTAAAATTGTCATGATTATGTAGAGAAGATGTGAGAAAGACAGttccctcttccttcctcttctctggtGGGCCATTTTTTTGAGCTCTGTAAGGAAAACCACAAGCTGCGATTGAATGATTGCTCATCGTCAGCTAACCACTACAGCTAGCATCTGAGGTGGCTGCTGGTCTGAGCGACAACTTTTCatgcctcctcctctgccccactGAGACCCTCAAGGTGCCTTTTCCCCAGTGTCCACACCACAGCTGGAGTGCTTGCCAGTCCCCTGGGTGTCCCTCTGACACCGAGAGCTGTCTCACAGCAGTGATATCAGCACTTCCAGCCCGCGTGAGAGCAGGTTTCATTCTGTCTTTCCGTCTGACCTTGGTTTGAGGCCTCAAAGGCATCTGGCTGCGGCACCGAGCCGTGCTGTGCAGAAATACCTGAACTAGTTCTGACCTCAAACTAGTTTAGCTTTGTTAGTTCAATGCTGATCAGCCTGGTCGAAATGTCATCCTATGTGCctatattatttttactttaggATAAGCATATGCATATCTCTGTTTATTGCTTCCCTTTTGCTACATGCTACATAGGCTGACAGGTGCTGCAATGCAAGAAACTTTCTTTGCCCCTCCTTGCTAAGGTTACACTTCATCTATGCAATGCCGATACTTTAAATGAGTTCCTATCTCCAAGATCTCAGAGCAAGTTCCTGAGGCTAGAGGAGGTAAGCGTTAGGAATCTGGCTGAACAAAACCTTTTaggagaaacattttcttctggaaaatggAGCCACATCATCACTGCGATgctttacaaaattaaattgatCTTACTGAAATTCtgtctggggaaaaagaaaggaaaatagtgTGGAAAAATCTCACAAACatttcaatttcttcttttgaaactgctttttctttggggCATTTTAGAAATAGTTTCTTATATATTACAAGGCAAAGTGAATTGATTCTGTTGAAGTAGAACATTTTGATGGATCTAAACCAATTTTCATTCCTGTATTGTATTTTGTGAGGAGAATTGCAATGTGGTCTGGAGATATGCAGTGGTTTTAGATATTGCTAAGAATCAGAACAAAAGCTGTGACTTCGAAATTCATGAAATTCCCTTTAAAATAGAGTATCAACTCTTTtcacagcccagctcagacccTCTGTATTCCATAAAAACATACTCCATCCTTATTGGCTGGGCAGGATGGCGCTGAAAAGATTGCAGACTTCTCTGTTCTGTGGCATAGAagaaaatttaggaaaaataattttgaattgtCTCAAGCCCATAGTTTTGGCTGAGTACATTTTTATTGTCatatttttcaaacaattgggtttttttgttaattcagaaaaaaaaagacatttaggAAGAGAACACTGAGATATTTTGattgaaaatgttaaaatgaactATTTTGACTTTGCCTTAAATCTACCTGCCTTTTGGACTTTTAACCTACATTGCcgttttttgtttgcttgagtTTCCATCCCAGTGAAACATTTATCCAAATCTAGGAATGAAACGGAAGTGGGACTGATGCACCATGGTAGGTTAAAAGGGATGGACTAAGGGTGGGAACATGGCTGTGGTCTCCCATTAAGGTGCTGGGGAGTAACAGAGGAGGTAGCATCATCAAAGCCAAGGAAGGCTGACATAAGGGTGTTAGGGTCCTACTTTCTTATCAACCCACAGAGATGTCTTACTTTACTGTcttgcttctccttccccaggggatCCAGTACCTGATTGAGCATGAAGTGTTGTCCCCAGACTTGCAGGAGATCGCCAAATTCCTCCACAAGGGTGAAGGCCTGAACAAGACCGCCATTGGAGATTACCTGGGTGGTAGGTGAGCAACCCAGCCAGGATGAGGAGGCCCTTTGGAGTCCTGGTCCTACCTGACCCATTTCAACTACTATTTTAGATGACCCCTGGCAGACCTCAGTCAGGTGCCAAGACTAAATATACCTCAAACTGCAGTGGGCTGGGTGGGCAGGACACTCCGTCGTGAGGGGGGCTTTGGAGTGTGACTAAGGCTGGCTGTATGGGATACCTGTCCTCCTGCCTGTAATGGGGTCAGTCTTCCCAGACAAGAGTATGCATCTTGGCTTCTTGTTGGTCAGAGGGAAGTGAAGGCTTAGATGGAGCCAGATGCATATCATCACACCAAGGGGCATCCAAACTGAGCAGGGTCAGAGCTCTCTTCTGACCTTTTCTCTGTATCCTCTCCCAGGGACCCCACAAACATTCAGATCCTCCAAGCCTTTGTGGCATGTCACCAGTTTGCCAACCTCAACCTGGTGCAGGCGCTGAGGTGAGTCAGTGTGCAGGATGCAGGGGATGGAGCAGGAGCCTGCTCAGCCACTGGGTCTTACCACCCAGGTAGGTTGTGAAGCCCTGCTGGGTGGAAATGGATCTTCCCAAGGCCCTGCTGTATGTGTTTGCTCCAAGACTCTTGCTCTGTGAGGTGTTAACAGCTTTTCCTTGGGAAACTCTTTCATGGCCCCTTGACTGGACGTGCCATAGAGAAGATGGGGAAAGCAAGGTGGATCATCATGGATTTGATGCTTGGGGGGACAGGGCAAGTTATTTTTTGCACCAGGAAACGTGTCTGTCCACAGAGCCCATTATGTCAGTGACAAAATGACTCTGGTTTAGGGCATCTTGGTTTTTTATACACCAGCCTCTTGGCAGGACCCTTTCTCTTGAGGACTCTGCTGCCTTGCAGAGCACTCATTAGGAAAGAGTAGCTGTGATTTCCAGGATGCTTAGTTCTGCTTCCTCCTTTGAGTGTGTTTGAGGCTGATAAGCCCACGTAATTTCTAGCAAGAGGAAACCTCCTGCTTCATGCACTGTGTTCTCCCCAGTATGATGGGAcgacttcttttattttcatggtgCCCCATGGGCTGAGGGAAGGGATAAAATTCCCTTGCACACAATCTGACTAACTCTCTGTCATGCTGCTCCTGATAGACAGTTCCTATGGAGCTTCCGGCTGCCTGGAGAGGCGCAGAAGATTGACCGGATGATGGAGGCCTTTGCAAACTGGTACTGCAAGTGTAACCCAGGAGTATTCCAGTCAACAGGTAGTTATGGGCACAAGAAGACCTGTAAAGCTGAACGCCACTCTTTGCTAGAGAGAGGAACTTTCCTTTTACATTCACAAAGCACAGAGGGCATCACTTGGAAGTGTGGATGTTTCCCTTTAAGCTGAATGAGGCAGCCCAGTTCCTGTGAAGCTTTTCAATAGACTGATGGTCTCCAGTCCTCCTTCTGCTACTATGCTCCAACCCATCTCCATGGGCAGTAGTCTTGAGAagctctcccagccccacatgAGGTATACCTCATCACAGCAAGGATAGCACTGACAGACATAGGTCTGTAGAAACTTTCCTGCTGGCAAAGCCATTATCAGGCCAGATCTACCCAATTTGCCTCATTACCTTGAGAGGATGGAATCACCTCCACCATAGGAGATCAACTCTCCTGTAGCCCTGTCTGTCCCTCTTACTCCTAGCAGAGGGGACATGTCCCTTTTACTTCTACAGTGGAGGGAATGAGGCTGTGCTCCAGTGACTGGAAACCAAGCTTCCTGTTAGGGTCCAGATTGATCTGCCCTCTAAGATAAGTACCACCCatcctggttttctttctcattgtCAGATACCTGTTATATACTCTCCTTCTCTATCATCATGCTTAATACCAGCCTGCACAACCCCAATGTGAAAGACAAACCCCCCTTTGAAAGGTTTGTATCCATCAACAGAGGCATTGACAATGGAGGGGACCTGCCAGAGGAGCTCTTAAAGGTAAGAAGACCTCCTATTTTCTCTTAAGTCCCTCTTTTCACTCTGGCTTGGAGGCCACTGAGAAGCAAAGGTCCTCAGGTCTCAGCGTAATACAGGCCTACTGACCTTCTGCCATACAAGGGGAAGAGCTGTGTGAGGGAAGAGAGCAGTATGTataaaagcaaagctggaaaaTGTGGAAACTGCTTGGAGAGGGGCTGTGCAAATGCTTGTTGGTGAGGACATGGAGCAAGAGAGAGGGGCTGGAGACATTCGGGGAATAGCAGTATCGGTTTAATAAAATTTGTGCTTTtaagtgtgtctgtgtgagagAGGATCAATACTGTGACTATGTGAGAGAGGTGGACATGAGCTGCGGGTGCCTGTGTGTTATGTAGGTATGAGGCTGTGTGAATGGGGCACGCACCTCTGTGGGAGCTAGCTGGGCACCTGAATCTTTTGGCCGTCTTTGGGAGTCCTAGCCCCTTAGGGGACTGTGTGTTTCTTGTGTGTCTGTGAGACAATGTCACTGTGGCCCAGATTACAAATCCTTTTTCCTTGCTCGTGCCTAAATGTCTCAGCTGGCTGTAGTGTTCACGTCAGTCAGGACACAGGTGCCTGATCTCTCTTACACCAGGATATATCTTTGAGTGAGTAGAACCAACAAGCCCCAATTGAGTAccagggtctcttccagcatCTGTAAAGCTCTCAGCCAGTCCATGGTGTCTCTGATCCCAGAAGATGAAGATGCAGAATTGGGGAGACAGAGACAGGGAAGGCATCCATTAGCAAAGCTGGAGCTACCATTTTCCCAAAGGCTCATCAGGCATGGGATCTGCCCTGTGAGGCAAGGTAGACGTGGACATACTGCCTACATGTATCTAGCTTCACCCAGCCATGCTGGGGAGAATTTACTTGTGTCTTGTGTCAAAGAGACTGCCTACATCCCACACTTGGGTTTTCTGAGCAGCATCCCCTCAGGGTACAGGCTTTAGATTTTTCTCCAGAGTGTCATTTCTTTCAAGCAATTTCAAGGATGTTGCATGAGCctgtgatttcttctttttttttttttttttttctcgtggCTTGGGACTTGTATAATAAATGTTGGCAAATCCAATGATGTGAGCAACATTTTTGTATCCCTTGAAAGCTAGTAACCTGCCTCCCTGTCACTCTGCTGTTATGAATGTCACCCTTTATGCCCCTCAGTGCAAAAGCCTTGGTTCTACGAAATGTGCCTCCCTGTGGTCATATAGATGTGTGCGTTGCTCTCTACATATCAAGTTCTCAGCAGAGCATTTGGTACCACCAGCCCAGGGCCTAAATGGGGCTGCGGTCCTGCTGTgttgtgtcccccccagtgcctTAGTACTACCCCCAGTGGCACTTTGTGACATGCTGGCTTTGGTCACTGCAGCCCCTGTTGATATGGGTGCACGCTTTTGTGTCTGTGGCTTTCCAAATTGGGTCTCTTTTTTTGACACAGGATGCAGAGAAGAGCTGGTGATCCCCCGTGAGACCCTGTGAGGTGTAGACTGAGGGCTGTTGTACCCCCCAGTGCTCACTGCCCGTCCCCCTCCCTGTTCAGCCCCCCACCCCTGTGGAAACAGAGTGATGAAGCAGATGGACCTAGGAGGGTTGTGTACAAGCTTTGTCATaaatctgtctttctttctctctttccatcaCCAATGCTCTGGGGCAGAATCTGTTTGAAAGCATCAAGAACGAGCCATTCTCCATACCAGAGGATGATGGGAATGATCTCACACATACTTTCTTTAACCCTAGCCGTGAGGGCTGGCTCCTGAAACTAGGTAAGGGGGGGGGGATTCCCCTAGCTCCTCTGAATTCTGTGCCCGCCCCTCTCCCATCACAAACATCCCCCAAGAACCCACCAGCATCTCCGCTGTCCTTCCCTCCCGTCTGCTGCGGTGGGGTGAGGCTGACACCTGCTGTTGAAACCAGCTCTCTCCTCCCAGCCCGCTCCTGCAGGCTCTGACTGCTCAAAAAGGGACCCAGAAAGAGAATCCCTCACCCCTCCCTGTTCCCAGCCCCATCAGAGCAAAACTGGCTGCCTGCATGTGTGTGTCCACCATATGGCATCACATCAGTGGTGAGCACCACGGGTGCCACCTTGGGGCTGACATCCGGGGAGAGCTGGGAGGGTTtgcctgtgtgtgcatgtctggAGCTtgtggggggaagggaaggatgacAGAGAATGTGACTAATGGCTTTTCAACCTCTCTGCCTTTAGGAGGACGTGTGAAAACCTGGAAACGCCGTTGGTTCATTCTGACCGATAACTGCCTGTACTACTTTGAATATACCACGGTAAAGGCTTAAGACCCATTTGAGAAACTGTGTTCTGGGTGGTTATGAGCCTCTGAGGGGccagggaggagcagagggTAGGGGGCAACTTTTCCTTACATCCCTATGCTCCCAGGCTGAAGTCAGACCTCCCTTCTCTCCCATGGTGTTTCCTTGCCTCCAGTCTTGAGGGGGAGAGAGGCCGGACACTGCAGATATTGCTGTGATCTCCTGTTAACTTAGCTCTCCATTGTGTAAATGGAGATGGTCTCCCCAGGCGTGCACTGCTCTTGTCAGCTCCCCAAAGGTTCACATCAGAGAGGCCACAAGTAGTGGCATAGATTGGGGGAGCGTGCTGGGTGTTAATTCACATTTCCTTGTCTTCAGGACAAAGAACCTCTGGGCATTATCCCCCTGGAGAACCTATCAGTCCGGAAGGTGGATGATCCCAAAAAGCCAGTAAGTCTCCATTGCTTGGTTCTCTGCCAACACAGGCAGTCGGAGGGTAGACAGGGTGCACACACTCTATTTTTGCCATGcttctcagagggaaggtgccATTCCAAACTGTCTTGTCACCCATCTAAACATGATGGTATCTAAACATGATTGTATTTTACCAGGGAAGATCTGGTGAAGGGAGAGCTATCGTTTGGCTGGCTCATtgtatgtgtgcacatgtgtgtgtgtatgggggGGCAGAGATGAGTGCACACAGCTGACTCCCCACTCATTTTGCACCAGGAGATGTGGGTTCAATTTCTCTCCCTGGGACTCTACATAATGAGTTACAGCACGTGTACAGCAGACAATGCTGTGGTGTTAGGAAACTTGCCCAGGAAGTGACA from Caloenas nicobarica isolate bCalNic1 chromosome 1, bCalNic1.hap1, whole genome shotgun sequence includes the following:
- the CYTH4 gene encoding LOW QUALITY PROTEIN: cytohesin-4 (The sequence of the model RefSeq protein was modified relative to this genomic sequence to represent the inferred CDS: inserted 2 bases in 1 codon; substituted 1 base at 1 genomic stop codon) encodes the protein MRCGRRDEERKGGVTGQPXPPSAAAILVTGSQSFQFCEASEQAEGKEEHHFCXKYIALFRMDFCAAGSSGLNEAEEAEIETIRQHRQELLEDIKRLKEEIAEVFAEIECFQNAAERQEADNNPGEQTSKLSQRDKLLSLGRKKFNMDPAKGIQYLIEHEVLSPDLQEIAKFLHKGEGLNKTAIGDYLGGRDPTNIQILQAFVACHQFANLNLVQALRQFLWSFRLPGEAQKIDRMMEAFANWYCKCNPGVFQSTDTCYILSFSIIMLNTSLHNPNVKDKPPFERFVSINRGIDNGGDLPEELLKNLFESIKNEPFSIPEDDGNDLTHTFFNPSREGWLLKLGGRVKTWKRRWFILTDNCLYYFEYTTDKEPLGIIPLENLSVRKVDDPKKPNCFELFNPNCKGQKIKACKTDGDGKVVEGKHQSYKISAATPAERDGWIEAIRTSITQDPFYDLVSARKKKIASKN